Part of the Streptomyces sp. RFCAC02 genome is shown below.
GGTCTCCGCCTCCCGGCTGACGTGCACGCGCCGCGCGAGGTCCTTCAGGTAGACGATGCCGACGATGTCGTCGTCGCTCTCCCCGGTGACCGGGATGCGGGAGAACCCCGACCGCAGCGCCAGGGTGAGGCCCTGCCGCAGCGTCTTGTGCCGGTCGATGGACAGGACGTCGGTGCGCGGCACCATGACCTCGCGCACGAGCGTGTCGCCCAGCTCGAAGACGGAGTGCACCATGCGGCGCTCCTCGTCCTCGATGAGGGACTCGCGCTCGGCCAGGTCGACCATGGCCCGCAGCTCCGCCTCGGACGCGAACGGGCCGCGCCGGAAGCCCTTGCCGGGCGTGAGGGCGTTGCCCACGAGGATGAGGAACTGCGTCAGGGGGCCGAGGACGCGCGCCAGCGGCACCAGGACGTAGCTCGCGGCGGCCGTCGTGGCGACCGGGTGCTGCCGCCCGATGGTGCGCGGCGACACGCCGACCGCCACGAACGACAGCAGCACCATCACGGCGAACGCCACGAGCACCGCCTCCCACACCTCGCCGAACTCCTGGAGGCACGCGTGGGTCACCATGACGGCGGCCAGCATCTCGCTGCACACGCGCAGCAGGAGCGCCAGGTTCAGGTAGCGGGTGGAGTCGGCGGCGACGAGCGCGAGCCGGGCCGCGCCGCGCCGGCCGGCCCGTTCGGCCTCCTCGGCGCGGTAGGACGTGATGACGGCGAGCCCCGCCTCCGCGCAGGAGGCGAG
Proteins encoded:
- a CDS encoding hemolysin family protein, with amino-acid sequence MTATLLLGVVGLLALAWLASCAEAGLAVITSYRAEEAERAGRRGAARLALVAADSTRYLNLALLLRVCSEMLAAVMVTHACLQEFGEVWEAVLVAFAVMVLLSFVAVGVSPRTIGRQHPVATTAAASYVLVPLARVLGPLTQFLILVGNALTPGKGFRRGPFASEAELRAMVDLAERESLIEDEERRMVHSVFELGDTLVREVMVPRTDVLSIDRHKTLRQGLTLALRSGFSRIPVTGESDDDIVGIVYLKDLARRVHVSREAETRLVETVARPATFVPDTKNAGDLLREMQRDHIHVAVVIDEYGGTAGLVTIEDILEEIVGEITDEYDTELPPVEDLGDGTRRVTARLDIGDLGELYGLLLEDEDVETVGGLLAKALGRVPIPGASAVVEVTSEQAAPHHQGPVPAALRLTAESTAGRRNRIDRVLVEPLAPEPASAATEREPED